One segment of Tenrec ecaudatus isolate mTenEca1 chromosome 1, mTenEca1.hap1, whole genome shotgun sequence DNA contains the following:
- the LOC142430905 gene encoding olfactory receptor 7G1-like has translation MERRNQTSVSEFRLLALTEDPEMQPILFSLFLSIYLVTVLGNLLIMLAVTSDSHLHTPMYFFLANLSFTDICFSTTTIPKMLVNLQAEIQSITYVECLTQAGFVLVFASLESFLLSIMAYDRYVAICHPLRYTTIMNPHFCCLLILLSWLISLGDALLHGLMLLQLSFCTNLEIPYFFCEVVQVIKVACSDTLINNIVLYFAAGILGAAPFSGIIFSYKKIVSSILRMPSAGGKYKAFSTCGSHLSVVSLFYGTAFGAYISSTFTRSSRETAVASVMYTVVTPMMNPFIYSLRNRDMKGALRNIIRGMPALQ, from the coding sequence ATGGAACGTAGAAACCAAACAAGTGTTTCGGAATTCCGTCTCCTGGCACTGACAGAAGATCCGGAAATGCAGCCCATCCTCTTTAGCCTGTTTCTGTCCATATACCTGGTCACTGTCCTGGGAAACCTGCTCATCATGTTAGCTGTCACCTCTGACTCCCACCtccacacccccatgtacttTTTCCTTGCCAATCTCTCCTTTACTGACATCTGCTTCAGCACAACCACCATCCCAAAGATGCTGGTGAACCTCCAAGCAGAAATCCAGAGCATCACTTATGTGGAATGCCTCACTCAGGCCGGCTTTGTCCTGGTTTTTGCTAGTTTGGAAAGTTTTCTCCTTTCAAtaatggcctatgaccgctatgtggccatttgTCACCCACTGAGGTACACAACTATTATGAACCCACATTTTTGTTGCTTATTGATATTACTTTCCTGGCTAATTAGCTTGGGGGATGCACTGCTCCACGGTCTGATGTTGTTACAATTGTCCTTCTGCACAAACTTGGAAATCCCTTACTTCTTCTGTGAAGTGGTTCAAGTCATCAAGGTGGCCTGCTCTGACACACTCATCAATAACATCGTCTTATATTTTGCAGCAGGTATACTGGGTGCTGCTCCTTTCTCTGGAATAATTTTCTCTTATAAAAAAATTGTCTCCTCTATTTTGAGAATGCCATCAGCAGGTGGAAAGTATAAAGCTTTTTCTACCTGTGGAtctcacctttctgttgtttccttgttctATGGGACAGCTTTTGGTGCGTATATTAGTTCCACATTCACACGCTCCTCTAGAGAGACTGCAGTAGCTTCAGTCATGTACACCGTGGTCACTCCCATGATGAATCCCTTCATCTATAGCCTGAGaaacagggacatgaaaggagcTTTGAGAAACATCATCAGGGGCATGCCTGCTTTGCAATGA